A single genomic interval of Cucumis sativus cultivar 9930 chromosome 5, Cucumber_9930_V3, whole genome shotgun sequence harbors:
- the LOC101207739 gene encoding APO protein 3, mitochondrial, translating to MKILCVREMEEKKTKGYTSFTLQNSHYPFLFSPNCLYSLYFWLVFGNFHVKKSLMLQTFQIRHLSLKTRRIPPNLFGLSSFRCSFTRNAEKLEYDDAPDPPYVDLPKPRVCESSRKPYPTPMKVLIQRAKEERVARKAQPCRMVEYPPDNGLLVPDLVHVAQSVYLAWKMLHFGISRLLKAVPIQRCRFCFEVHIGHVGHEIRTCTGEKSGFRSATHIWRKGRVQDVVFFPKCYHLYDRVVKPRVGHDERHDIPRIPAILELCIQAGVDLEKYPSKRRTKPVYNIEGRIVDFESVKEMNEVKTGVSTKISDNFVKSDFGIELEGTSKSSLEKFSNTLDQQYEVDTEVRQLSIQTLDSWLEMVSGAKKIMEKYMVQTCGYCPEVQVGPKGHKVRMCRASKHQSRNGLHAWQEATIDDLVGPNYVWHGRDLKAPPLDNKLKRYYGKVPAVVELCVQAGAPIPDQYRSMMRLDVVCPDSDEVDLVA from the exons atgaagattttgTGCGTGCGTGAGATGGAGGAGAAGAAGACAAAAGGCTATACTTCATTCACTCTTCAAAACTCCCattacccttttcttttttcacccAACTGTCTCTACTCTCTTTATTTTTGGCTTGTCTTTGGCAATTTTCACGTCAAAAAGTCTCTAATGCTACAAACCTTCCAAATTCGTCATCTCAGCCTCAAGACTCGACGTATTCCTCCAAATCTCTTTGGGCTCAGCTCGTTTCGCTGTTCCTTCACCCGGAATGCAGAGAAACTTGAATATGACGATGCACCTGATCCTCCTTATGTTGATTTACCAAAACCCCGTGTAtgtgagtccagtagaaaacCCTATCCCACTCCTATGAAGGTTTTGATTCAGAGAGCAAAAGAGGAGAGAGTAGCTAGAAAGGCCCAACCATGTAGGATGGTCGAATATCCACCTGATAATGGATTGTTGGTGCCTGATCTTGTCCACGTAGCTCAGAGTGTCTACCTAGCTTGGAAAATGCTCCACTTCGGTATATCAAGGCTTTTGAAGGCCGTTCCTATTCAAAGATGCAG GTTCTGCTTTGAGGTTCATATTGGACATGTAGGTCATGAAATTCGAACTTGCACTGGTGAAAAAAGCGGGTTTCGAAGTGCTACTCACATATGGAGGAAGGGGAGAGTTCAAGATGTGGTCTTTTTCCCCAAATGTTACCATCTTTATGATCGTGTAGTGAAACCAAGAGTTGGACATGATGAGAGGCATGACATACCACGAATACCTGCTATATTGGAGCTATGCATCCAAGCTGGTGTTGATCTTGAGAAATACCCTTCTAAAAGACGAACAAAACCTGTATACAACATTGAAGGGAGAATTGTAGATTTTGAGTCGGTGAAGGAAATGAATGAGGTGAAGACAGGGGTTTCTACCAAGATTAgtgataattttgtaaaatctgaTTTTGGGATAGAACTTGAAGGAACCAGTAAGTCTTCCCTAGAGAAATTTAGTAATACTTTGGATCAGCAGTATGAAGTAGACACTGAGGTAAGACAATTGAGCATTCAAACACTGGACTCGTGGCTTGAAATGGTATCAGgagcaaagaaaataatggaaaagtACATGGTGCAAACATGTGGATACTGTCCTGAGGTACAGGTTGGTCCTAAGGGGCATAAAGTGAGAATGTGTCGAGCTTCAAAGCATCAGTCTCGCAACGGATTGCACGCATGGCAAGAAGCAACGATAGATGATCTTGTAGGTCCAAATTATGTATGGCATGGGAGAGATTTGAAAGCGCCTCCATTGGATAACAAGTTGAAGAGATATTATGGCAAAGTTCCAGCTGTGGTTGAACTTTGTGTTCAAGCAGGAGCACCTATTCCTGATCAGTATAGGAGCATGATGAGGTTAGATGTCGTTTGTCCTGATAGTGATGAAGTGGATCTTGTTGCTTGA